The DNA region TTCCAGGCTGTCTCCAATGTAGACGACCTCGTGACTCCTGACTCGCGCCATTCTCATGGCTTCGATGAATATCTCGGCGTCGGGCTTTGCTGCACCGGCCTCTTCTGAGGAAAGCGAAAACTCAAAGAATTCGTGTAAGCCGGCTGTAAGAAATCTCTTGTGCTGAACACGGTACACGCCATTTGTGATTATTGCCATTCGTTTTCCTTGACGCCTCATGTTTGTCAGAAACTCTTTCGCACCTGGGAGGAAGTAGGCTTTTCCAGAAAGCCTGGTAAGATATTCATCGTTCAGTTCTTCGGGATCGAATGTAGCACGGATATAGTCACAGTACTCTTCGAATCGGCCAACAACGACTTCTTCCTT from Mesotoga infera includes:
- a CDS encoding noncanonical pyrimidine nucleotidase, YjjG family; its protein translation is MILSSPYKMYFFDLDHTILDFEKSEVESLLELFRLRDIDLSDEQIDSYKEINKKWWGFLEQGQKTKEEVVVGRFEEYCDYIRATFDPEELNDEYLTRLSGKAYFLPGAKEFLTNMRRQGKRMAIITNGVYRVQHKRFLTAGLHEFFEFSLSSEEAGAAKPDAEIFIEAMRMARVRSHEVVYIGDSLESDYEGSLNAGIDFIWFGPHARRNKGPVNIAKNYDELLKLLV